The Alteriqipengyuania halimionae genome contains a region encoding:
- a CDS encoding flagellar motor protein MotB, which yields MPTKVSERPIVIRRVKKIADGGHHGGAWKVAYADFVTAMMAFFMLLWLTANPDKEMLKGLAEYFSPAAEGAIGPGSDGPAAGAGNSRASQSSRQQPSGTPAMEAATAGAARGGTANVPDASLRVLAQELRLAIDSGSDSRDADNVQFEEDADSLTISLMDTARRPMFGGGSGEPNAYATNLLSRIARKVAGTGVSIALEGHTDAGGGLSEANWRLSGNRSQAARRIMQAAGLSSDRITQVSAMASTRPVYPDQPLRPENRRIAIIIKAEGSALPPDTSFQF from the coding sequence ATGCCGACCAAGGTCTCCGAACGGCCCATCGTCATCCGGCGGGTGAAGAAGATCGCGGACGGCGGCCATCACGGCGGAGCGTGGAAGGTCGCCTATGCGGACTTCGTAACGGCGATGATGGCGTTTTTCATGCTGCTGTGGCTGACCGCCAATCCCGACAAGGAAATGCTCAAGGGGCTGGCCGAGTACTTTTCGCCCGCGGCTGAAGGTGCGATCGGGCCGGGCAGCGACGGACCTGCTGCGGGCGCCGGCAATAGCCGCGCGTCGCAGTCGAGCCGGCAACAGCCATCCGGAACGCCGGCCATGGAAGCAGCGACCGCGGGCGCCGCCAGAGGGGGGACCGCGAACGTGCCCGATGCTTCGCTTCGCGTGCTGGCACAGGAACTGCGCCTCGCGATCGACAGCGGATCAGACAGCCGCGACGCTGACAACGTGCAGTTTGAAGAAGATGCCGATTCTCTGACCATCAGCCTGATGGACACAGCCAGGCGACCGATGTTCGGGGGGGGATCGGGCGAGCCCAATGCCTACGCTACCAACTTGCTATCGCGTATCGCGCGAAAGGTGGCCGGAACCGGGGTCAGCATTGCGCTGGAAGGGCATACCGACGCAGGCGGCGGGCTCAGCGAAGCGAATTGGAGGCTGTCTGGCAACCGGTCGCAGGCTGCCCGCAGGATTATGCAGGCCGCCGGCCTCTCGTCCGATCGCATCACACAGGTCTCCGCGATGGCGAGCACACGCCCCGTGTATCCCGACCAACCACTCCGGCCCGAGAATCGTCGTATCGCGATCATC